A single genomic interval of Penicillium psychrofluorescens genome assembly, chromosome: 2 harbors:
- a CDS encoding uncharacterized protein (ID:PFLUO_003593-T1.cds;~source:funannotate) produces MMARDTTQDTSLRWSSQLSVAPPWRAPKLPGDKIILPQSALEQLLAAAPVSTVASQNSRSHTAAFDPFNPHTFAAESRAREQFEQRQQQLPHPLTFRVVNPRNGRFIYAGIREFSAQENEVVLSALLREALEIDDADFSHMNGGARGEADVMDPELPADQLPQGPAVTVHAKQLPKGSYVRLRPLEAGYDPEDWKALLERYLRDNFTTLTVGELLAVSGTRNESFRFLVDKVYPEGEGICVVDTDLEVDIVALTEEQARETLQKRLEKASRAPGTQSGSSIGGTLGLGENVAAQVVPGEYVDYEIRNWSRQDTIEIEVTALDDADVYLFISPLSSHQQSRPRADEHVLGDFSSESTKRLRLQPTNVALEGAEALYLSVHAYSMPGSEPQPPVQYNLRIAADLPHAEAEAEAESHEPGDVQCPNCQQWVPERTLVLHENFCLRNNVLCPQCRNVFQKRSPEWQNHWHCAHDAAHGNDATSKSRHDAIFHEEYVCPSCDVRTEGLPSLAHHRTTVCPGKLILCQFCHLLVPQKGDSDPDLYDPEVVLSGLTPHELVDGGRTTECHLCNKIIRLRDMKTHLRHHDLERLSRPAPRICLNQNCGRTLTNAGNESLGLCNICFGPLYVDTYDPEGKALRRRIERRYLSQMMTGCGKPWCQNEYCKNGKQKRSGTSSGTMSAAEILKLMRPIVDAINTQPDVVNTAPFYFCTDETGQHRRILAEMLAAESKAEGKAYDLAWCVAGAEAAGGDLEKTREWLAKWAPTQGEGLP; encoded by the coding sequence ATGATGGCCAGGGACACTACACAAGATACGTCCCTGCGCTGGTCCTCCCAACTCTCGGTCGCCCCTCCGTGGCGAGCTCCCAAGCTACCTGGTGATAAGATCATCCTCCCACAGTCCGCCCTCGAACAACTCTTGGCCGCCGCTCCCGTGAGCACTGTCGCCTCGCAGAATTCGCGGTCGCACACGGCCGCCTTCGACCCATTTAACCCACACACCTTCGCCGCCGAGTCTCGCGCGCGCGAACAGTTCGAACAGCGCCAACAGCAGCTTCCGCATCCGCTGACCTTCCGCGTTGTCAACCCCCGCAATGGTCGTTTCATCTACGCGGGCATCCGTGAGTTCTCGGCGCAGGAGAATGAGGTTGTCCTGAGCGCGCTGCTTCgggaggcgctggagattgacGACGCGGACTTTTCACATATGAATGGCGGAGCGCGGGGAGAAGCGGATGTGATGGACCCAGAGCTGCCGGCGGACCAACTCCCCCAGGGCCCTGCAGTTACGGTGCACGCAAAACAACTCCCGAAAGGCTCCTATGTTCGTCTCCGTCCGTTAGAAGCTGGGTACGACCCCGAGGATTGGAAGGCTCTACTCGAGCGTTACTTGCGGGACAATTTCACCACGTTGACCgtgggcgagctgctggcgGTATCCGGGACGCGAAATGAATCATTTCGGTTTCTAGTCGACAAGGTATACCCCGAGGGTGAAGGAATCTGCGTTGTGGATACGGACCTGGAGGTTGATATAGTGGCCTTAACGGAAGAGCAAGCACGAGAAACGCTACAAAAACGCCTGGAGAAGGCATCGCGTGCTCCTGGCACACAGAGCGGCAGCTCGATAGGTGGCACGCTCGGCTTGGGAGAGAATGTGGCCGCCCAGGTCGTGCCGGGGGAATACGTGGACTACGAGATTCGAAATTGGAGTCGACAGGACACGATTGAGATCGAAGTCACAGCGTTGGATGATGCAGACGTATACCTTTTTATCAGCCCGCTTTCGTCGCACCAGCAGAGTCGACCTAGAGCAGATGAACATGTCCTGGGGGATTTCTCATCCGAGTCGACTAAGCGACTCCGACTTCAACCTACCAATGTGGCTCTTGAAGGAGCGGAGGCGCTTTATTTATCAGTCCATGCATATTCCATGCCCGGTTCAGAACCACAGCCACCTGTGCAGTATAATCTCCGGATCGCAGCAGATCTCCCCCATGCCGAGGCAGAAGCAGAGGCCGAATCGCACGAGCCTGGTGATGTACAATGCCCAAACTGCCAGCAGTGGGTACCGGAGCGGACACTGGTTCTGCATGAGAACTTCTGTCTCCGCAACAATGTGCTTTGCCCCCAGTGCCGCAACGTCTTTCAAAAACGGTCTCCCGAGTGGCAAAATCATTGGCACTGCGCTCATGATGCGGCCCATGGGAACGATGCCACCAGCAAGAGCAGACACGATGCCATTTTCCATGAAGAATATGTATGTCCTAGTTGCGATGTTCGCACGGAGGGGCTGCCGTCTTTGGCACATCATCGAACCACTGTCTGTCCGGGGAAGCTGATCCTTTGTCAATTCTGTCATCTGCTCGTGCCGCAGAAGGGCGACTCTGACCCTGATCTTTATGACCCCGAGGTTGTGCTCTCGGGCCTTACGCCACATGAGCTGGTCGACGGTGGCCGCACGACCGAGTGTCATCTATGCAACAAGATCATTCGTCTGCGGGATATGAAGacccatctccgccatcacGACTTGGAACGTCTGTCCCGGCCAGCGCCTCGCATCTGTTTGAATCAAAATTGCGGACGGACGCTGACCAACGCGGGAAATGAGTCCCTTGGCCTGTGCAATATATGCTTTGGACCGCTCTACGTGGACACCTATGACCCAGAAGGCAAGGCGCTGCGCCGCCGCATCGAACGACGGTATCTCTCACAGATGATGACTGGATGTGGCAAGCCATGGTGCCAGAACGAGTATTGCAAGAACGGGAAGCAGAAAAGATCGGGTACCAGTTCGGGTACCATGAGCGCGGCAGAGATATTGAAGCTGATGCGCCCTATTGTCGATGCAATCAACACCCAGCCGGACGTGGTCAACACCGCGCCATTTTATTTCTGCACAGATGAGACTGGCCAACATCGCCGCATCCTGGCAGAAATGCTGGCGGCAGAAAGCAAAGCAGAGGGCAAGGCGTATGATCTGGCGTGGTGCGTGGCCGGCGCTGAAGCTGCCGGAGGcgatctggagaagacgcGAGAATGGCTGGCTAAATGGGCACCCACGCAGGGCGAGGGATTGCCATGA
- a CDS encoding uncharacterized protein (ID:PFLUO_003591-T1.cds;~source:funannotate): MSEFSEIHSNLTFIQKNPLDDDSWTAAQTEEVMALRNKVQDKTLLQISSRLNGGLPCELDASDPLGQSLMGGMHIHLRIRFSDGTSWLARLLRENYTSFSDDFSNRVIESECATLKFLQTMNLPVPKLHGYGLRNDPCNEVGVAYMLIDELPGTPLMLQTPSQEQLGKVYSQWADILLSLRAHPFDKAGALTLQQNGQIQIGPIVGDRTGTFSHMGPFHNSRELYSAFAENYLELISDGQLYSDYPVDAYIVFRYLKQLAESGRWNAFDSSLDEGPFYLKHTDDKGDHILVDDKYNITGIIDWTFARVVPAFEAFGPSLLTADTNALFTGTAGLSSNDKLMTDISRSKDEALAKFVGGPDLVRRFSFALGMGMGMTLEEAESLGKGIISTATEIPSAADWAVWRQNRIYDWADDERLQVLLSRQDEKPFFKKRGEQVPWEKVSRFSTCSMPDCTRAGVRGASCAKCKRHFCAIHSSKRYHTCQSSYEVRL, from the coding sequence ATGTCGGAATTCTCGGAAATACATTCAAATCTGACTTTTATACAGAAAAACCCTCTTGACGACGATTCCTGGACTGCTGCCCAGACTGAAGAGGTGATGGCTCTTCGGAATAAGGTCCAAGATAAAACGTTACTACAGATATCGTCACGCCTGAACGGTGGCCTGCCATGTGAACTGGATGCATCTGATCCCCTGGGACAGTCGCTCATGGGTGGCATGCACATCCATCTGCGGATTCGATTCTCCGATGGCACCAGTTGGCTAGCTCGCCTGTTGAGAGAAAATTATACATCTTTCTCTGACGATTTCAGCAATCGAGTGATCGAGAGCGAGTGTGCAACTCTGAAGTTTCTTCAGACTATGAATTTGCCGGTTCCAAAACTTCATGGCTACGGTCTCCGAAATGATCCGTGTAATGAAGTTGGGGTTGCATACATGCTCATTGACGAGCTTCCTGGCACACCGCTCATGCTCCAAACACCATCGCAGGAGCAGCTAGGCAAGGTGTACAGCCAGTGGGCAGATATTCTGCTAAGCCTACGTGCCCATCCATTCGACAAAGCTGGGGCTCTGACATTGCAGCAGAATGGCCAGATCCAAATCGGTCCTATTGTCGGCGATCGTACGGGAACTTTCTCGCACATGGGTCCGTTCCACAACTCAAGAGAACTTTATTCAGCCTTCGCAGAGAACTATCTTGAGCTTATCAGCGATGGACAGCTTTACTCGGACTACCCAGTGGATGCCTATATAGTCTTCAGGTATCTCAAGCAACTGGCCGAATCTGGTAGGTGGAATGCATTTGATTCTAGTCTGGATGAAGGCCCTTTCTACCTGAAGCACACGGATGATAAGGGCGATCATATTTTGGTGGACGACAAATACAACATCACAGGAATCATTGACTGGACATTTGCTAGGGTAGTGCCTGCATTTGAAGCTTTTGGCCCTTCGCTTTTGACAGCGGATACGAATGCTTTGTTTACCGGGACTGCTGGACTATCATCCAATGACAAATTGATGACCGATATCTCTCGGTCGAAGGATGAGGCGCTGGCCAAGTTTGTCGGGGGACCTGACCTTGTGCGTCGCTTCTCATTCGCGCTAGGCATGGGAATGGGTATGACATTAGAGGAAGCAGAATCACTGGGGAAAGGAATCATATCGACTGCCACTGAAATCCCCTCCGCTGCTGACTGGGCAGTTTGGCGTCAGAATCGTATATACGATTGGGCCGATGACGAGCGTCTTCAAGTTCTTCTGTCACGGCAGGATGAGAAACCCTTTTTCAAGAAGAGGGGTGAACAAGTTCCTTGGGAGAAAGTATCAAGATTTTCGACTTGCTCCATGCCTGATTGTACAAGAGCAGGCGTGCGAGGAGCGAGCTGCGCAAAATGTAAGCGCCATTTCTGCGCTATTCACTCATCCAAACGATACCATACCTGTCAAAGCTCTTATGAGGTACGTCTGTAA
- a CDS encoding uncharacterized protein (ID:PFLUO_003594-T1.cds;~source:funannotate): MAQYYPQQQGGYPPQSSAQQNLQFFPSSYSSVSGHTTPNQASYGAGGFGAAPNPSSQAYPGAGAGYGGFGASAAGVSGRMGEQGGLRTGWLAAFGTEGYDGEPPLLEELGVNFEHIRTKTLTVLNPFASIDNHLMDDSDLYGALLYIVLYGTFLLLSGKVFYGYIYGVAVFGTVALHLILSLMSPALDTTPNPNTADPASNYNPHHKPSMSGPVGHFSATLTFPRSASVLGYCFLPLVLTALVGILLPMDTMFGYLLTTAAVGWCTYSSSGMFCAVARMSGMRGLVAYPLALFYVVFGIMGIFSSRGTGTLAAKTGAAA; this comes from the exons ATGGCCCAATACTACCCCCAACAACAAGGAGGCTACCCCCCGCAATCCTCCGCACAGCAGAACCTCCAGTTCTTCCCCTCGTCCTACTCCTCCGTGTCCGGCCACACCACTCCCAACCAAGCATCCTACGGAGCTGGCGGCTTTGGAGCTGCGCCCAATCCCTCCTCGCAGGCTTATCCCGGTGCCGGCGCTGGCTATGGCGGCTTTGGGGCCTCCGCTGCTGGCGTGAGTGGCCGCATGGGTGAGCAGGGCGGCTTGAGGACGGGCTGGTTGGCTGCTTTTGGCACAGAGGGGTATGACGGTGAACCACCGttgttggaggagttggGTGTTAATTTTGAGCACATTCGGACCAAG ACCTTAACAGTGCTAAACCCCTTCGCCTCCATCGACAACCACCTAATGGACGACAGCGACCTCTACGGCGCCTTGCTCTACATCGTGCTCTACGGGACCTTCCTCCTGCTCTCCGGCAAAGTGTTTTATGGCTACATCTACGGCGTGGCCGTCTTTGGCACCGTCGCCCTCCACCTAATTCTGAGTCTGATGTCTCCTGCCCTCGACACAAcccccaaccccaacaccgCCGACCCAGCATCCAACTACAACCCGCACCACAAGCCGTCCATGTCCGGGCCCGTGGGCCACTTCTCTGCGACGTTGACCTTCCCCCGCTCGGCGAGTGTGCTCGGGTACTGCTTTTTGCCGCTGGTCCTGACGGCTCTTGTgggcattcttcttcctatGGATACCATGTTCGGATATCTTTTGACTACTGCTGCGGTGGGGTGGTGCACGTATAGTTCGTCGGGGATGTTCTGCGCTGTGGCACGGATGAGTGGGATGAGAGGGCTCGTTGCGTATCCGCTGGCGCTGTTCTACGTTGTTTTTGGAATCATGGGCATCTTTTCTTCGCGCGGGACGGGGACGCTGGCCGCGAAGACGGGTGCTGCTGCGTGA
- a CDS encoding uncharacterized protein (ID:PFLUO_003595-T1.cds;~source:funannotate), translated as MSSLSAEDDDIFERLQQRKDPKVLEEQQQAVNERMQAIYQKAQARLSELIDQNSTLPCTINSIQVLNAPHVRHGFLERIFNPLLSANHTRPYTLSEALREVSARADRLGRFDLFQQPISVYLDESAPDGQTGLRKIDVLLAVREKSRVLLKTGTDLGNAEGSAYGNLLWRNVFGGAETLNLNASLGTRTRSAYQATFETPILSDPDFRLEIGGIASSTQKSWASHEEVLKGGWSKLRWMTQSGHRHELGYNGFWRQLTGLAEDASPTVRADAGDSLKSSIFHSWVNDRRDNPLLPSRGYYAKTFNELAGWGPLKGDVSFWKSEVETQGAIPIPIPFVKGDSGISLTTGFRAGLLYPLGLGSNSRPQLSRVNDRFLLGGPTDVRGFRLCGLGPREGPDALGGDVYAAGSANLLFPLPRLGAEKPIRMQAFLNGGRLLPLRTSQKNSPTSSGEVQDAVISTMSELQDGLPSVAAGVGIVYAHPVARFELNFSLPLVLRKGEEGRKGLQLGIGINFL; from the exons ATGTCTTCCCTCTcggccgaagatgacgac ATCTTCgagcgcctccagcagcgcaaAGACcccaaggtgctggaggagcagcagcaagccgTGAACGAGCGCATGCAGGCCATTTACCAGAAGGCTCAAGCTCGTCTCTCGGAACTG ATCGATCAAAACTCCACCTTGCCATGCACGATCAACTCGATTCAAGTCCTAAATGCGCCTCATGTCCGCCACGGCTTCCTCGAGCGTATCTTCAATCCTCTCCTGAGCGCGAACCACACCCGACCCTACACTTTGTCCGAGGCTCTGCGGGAGGTTTCGGCACGGGCAGATAGACTCGGAAGATTCG ATCTTTTTCAGCAACCTATCTCGGTCTACTTGGACGAGTCAGCGCCGGATGGCCAAACCGGGCTGCGTAAAATTGATGTGCTCCTCGCCGTTCGGGAGAAATCGCGTGTGCTACTGAAGACCGGTACAGACCTTGGAAACGCGGAGGGGTCGGCTTACGGAAATCTGTTGTGGCGTAATGTCTTCGGCGGTGCGGAAACTTTGAACTTGAACGCCTCACTGGGCACTCGAACACGGTCTGCGTACCAAGCTACCTTTGAGACGCCGATCCTGAGCGACCCGGACTTCCGCCTGGAGATCGGCGGGATTGCCAGCTCAACCCAAAAGTCGTGGGCGAGCCACGAAGAGGTGCTCAAGGGTGGTTGGAGCAAGCTTCGGTGGATGACCCAATCCGGGCACCGTCATGAGCTGGGCTACAATGGTTTCTGGAGACAACTCACCGGGCTTGCCGAGGACGCCTCTCCCACCGTTCGGGCGGATGCTGGTGATAGCTTGAAGAGCAGCATCTTCCACAGTTGGGTGAACGACCGCCGGGATAACCCTCTGCTGCCTTCGCGGGGCTACTATGCCAAGACGTTCAATGAGCTGGCGGGTTGGGGCCCGTTGAAGGGGGATGTATCATTCTGGAAGTCGGAAGTGGAAACGCAAggcgccatccccatcccAATTCCTTTCGTTAAAGGCGACAGTGGCATCAGTCTTACTACTGGATTCCGCGCCGGGCTGCTGTATCCTCTCGGCTTGGGTTCCAACTCTCGCCCCCAGCTCTCCCGAGTTAACGATCGATTCCTTCTTGGAGGACCGACGGATGTCCGTGGCTTCCGTCTATGTGGTCTCGGACCCCGTGAGGGCCCTGATGCCCTTGGCGGCGATGTGTATGCCGCTGGAAGCGCCAACCTGCTTTTCCCACTGCCCCGACTGGGTGCCGAGAAGCCCATTCGCATGCAGGCCTTCCTGAACGGTGGACGGCTGCTGCCACTCCGCACGTCGCAGAAGAACAGTCCGACCAGCAGCGGCGAGGTGCAGGATGCGGTGATCTCTACTATGTCTGAACTGCAGGACGGTCTGCCCAGCGTCGCAGCGGGTGTTGGAATTGTGTATGCGCACCCCGTGGCACGGTTCGAGCTAAACTTCTCCCTGCCACTGGTGCTACGtaagggcgaggagggccgCAAAGGGTTGCAGCTGGGGATCGGGATTAACTTCCTGTAG
- a CDS encoding uncharacterized protein (ID:PFLUO_003597-T1.cds;~source:funannotate): MSPDSPFYTPPQSQSAPAPPQPPTSAPEKPASTLSKLNPLNYMFASISQERAPNQTVDLPVDRELSTIPRGDSEGNWEYSIPAADDAVESMVAVHNFLNEGAWNEIISWERVFAKGLKGGWEKCRRGEENLNVELAKAEMMGTVDQTSEPRLIKFQGRPQELTPKARILQTMGWVYPAKFGTEPPFDRHDWFVQRMTPSGPKEVRYVIDYYSGPPEPTGEPVFYLDIRPALDSPTAAVERLMRWGGDVWWRASGAAVREQQ; the protein is encoded by the exons ATGAGCCCAGACTCGCCCTTCTACACGCCTCCGCAATCGCAGTCCGCACCCGCGCCGCCGCAGCCTCCGACGTCCGCCCCGGAGAAGCCGGCGTCGACATTATCCAAACTGAACCCCTTAAACTACATGTTCGCCTCGATCTCGCAAGAACGCGCACCAAACCAAACAGTTGATCTCCCCGTTGACCGCGAGCTGTCCACCATTCCTCGCGGCGACTCCGAGGGCAACTGGGAGTACTCCATCCCCGCAGCAGAT GATGCAGTGGAGTCCATGGTTGCAGTACACAACTTCCTGAATGAGGGTGCATGGAATGAGATTATCAGCTGGGAGCGCGTTTTCGCCAAGGGTCTCAAGGGGGGGTGGGAGAAGTGCCGGCGAGGCGAGGAGAACCTGAATGTGGAGCTGGCCAAAGCTGAGATGATGGGAACGGTGGATCAAACCTCTGAACCGCGTCTGATCAAGTTTCAGGGTCGGCCGCAGGAGTTGACCCCCAAGGCGCGCATTCTGCAGACGATGGGCTGGGTGTACCCGGCCAAGTTCGG CACCGAACCGCCATTTGACCGACACGACTGGTTCGTCCAGCGCATGACACCCTCGGGCCCGAAGGAGGTTCGCTATGTGATCGACTATTACTCTGGACCCCCGGAGCCAACGGGCGAGCCGGTCTTCTACCTCGACATTCGACCAGCCCTCGATTCGCCTACGGCTGCGGTCGAACGGCTGATGAGGTGGGGAGGGGATGTCTGGTGGAGGGCCAGCGGTGCTGCGGTCCGGGAACAACAGTGA
- a CDS encoding uncharacterized protein (ID:PFLUO_003592-T1.cds;~source:funannotate), with protein sequence MSTVVQSHSTIDLLESELVKARATLQEIHPNVTQLRLRDEMALSALAAYPPGPVDHALDFYGSRRLTLKELGLAPVVHKSETIAAVPRRATLEDVLSNSLILDRTAPYLSVPSLITLASTSRLLQNVLTHTPYIFRHLDLTRCQGAQLSASQDESQTEDEVYSAPLRRIFSSLEKRSILQDVRTLVLDGLPVPADLVADIIRTDRFNVNILSIRDCQHLNERKLMQVIQHAVRPTRPAGTPRVKAIYYFSPMPSPPRTTARRRYRDWWGDRIGSRSPSQTPSDSSSDQEDKGRSEPLLTPPQLQNEWYRSSGKLFKHSLEEGWARILQKAEGIIAFDAVLCRGPRHNIDLYSSDAEDPPQAPLLSPAIATVALGPRGCDGCHSSPEGPAIWGQSPDVQFPLLSPLPLHLSSVAAAQSPELINGEHPVLIARCAGCLTDRWCHRCNKWFCSNCLPTPQRIPVNLSPHQTAVRPAQNRNGEMLPLEREHLERGVSKDCWECGPTCAACKLDCQYTCQSCQGDYCIEHNTGCSATQWSPPIAQ encoded by the exons ATGTCAACGGTCGTACAATCCCACTCGACGATCGACCTACTCGAATCTGAACTGGTCAAGGCCCGCGCCACTCTCCAGGAAATCCACCCCAATGTGACTCAATTGCGCCTCCGCGATGAAATGGCCCTCAGTGCCCTGGCCGCCTATCCCCCGGGACCCGTCGACCACGCTCTTGATTTCTACGGTTCTCGCCGTCTAACCCTGAAAGAGCTCGGTCTCGCGCCAGTGGTGCACAAATCAGAGACCATCGCCGCGGTCCCCCGGCGCGCGACACTGGAAGATGTCCTATCGAATAGCCTGATCCTCGACCGGACGGCCCCTTACCTGTCCGTGCCGTCTCTGATAACCCTGGCGTCGACCtcgcggctgctgcagaacGTGCTCACCCATACTCCTTACATCTTCCGGCACCTCGATCTCACCCGATGCCAGGGTGCCCAGTTATCGGCATCGCAGGACGAGTCACAGACAGAGGACGAGGTATATTCGGCCCCGTTGAGGCGGATCTTTTCCAGCCTTGAGAAGAGATCGATCCTACAGGATGTGCGGACGCTGGTCCTGGACGGCTTGCCCGTGCCCGCCGACCTCGTGGCCGACATAATCCGCACCGACCGCTTCAACGTCAATATTCTGTCCATTCGGGATTGCCAGCATCTCAACGAGCGCAAGCTCATGCAAGTCATCCAGCATGCCGTTCGGCCGACCCGTCCAGCAGGGACCCCGCGAGTCAAGGCCATCTACTACTTCTCGCCTATGCCTTCGCCACCGCGGACAACGGCCCGGCGCCGATATCGAGATTGGTGGGGAGATCGCATTGGCTCTCGGAGTCCCAGCCAAACTCCGTCGGACAGCTCCTCCGACCAGGAAGACAAGGGGCGCTCCGAGCCACTACTGACCCCACCGCAGCTACAGAATGAGTGGTATCGATCGTCAGGGAAGCTCTTCAAACATAGCCTCGAAGAGGGATGGGCCCGAATATTACAAAAGGCCGAAGGGATCATTGCTTTCGATGCCGTGCTCTGTCGCGGCCCACGACATAACATCGACCTGTATTCCTCGGACGCAGAAGACCCACCCCAGGCTCCCCTGTTGAGCCCTGCTATTGCCACAGTGGCCTTAGGTCCTCGAGGATGTGATGGTTGCCACAGTTCCCCCGAGGGGCCGGCTATTTGGGGCCAGTCGCCGGATGTGCAGTTCCCTCTGCTCAGCCCGCTGCCCTTACACTTGTCCAGCGTTGCCGCCGCCCAGAGCCCGGAGCTGATTAATGGCGAGCATCCGGTGCTAATTGCTCGGTGCGCGGGCTGTCTCACCGACCGCTGGTGTCACCGGTGCAACAAATGGTTCTGTTCCAACTGTCTACCAACACCGCAGCGCATCCCGGTCAACTTGTCGCCTCATCAGACAGCGGTTCGACCGGCTCAAAACCGCAATGGGGAGATGCTTCCACTGGAAAGAGAG CACCTCGAACGCGGCGTGAGCAAAGATTGCTGGGAATGCGGACCGACC TGCGCTGCGTGCAAGTTGGACTGTCAGTATACTTGTCAGAGCTGCCAGGGCGACTACTGCATTGAGCACAACACTGGGTGCTCGGCCACACAG TGGTCGCCACCGATTGCGCAGTAG
- a CDS encoding uncharacterized protein (ID:PFLUO_003596-T1.cds;~source:funannotate): MATKAAFKRLTREYQNIQKNPPPFIIAHPSETNILEWHYILTGPPGTPYENGQYWGTLMFPPEYPFAPPAIRMHTPSGRFQPSTRLCLSISDFHPKSFNPAWEVSTILIGLLSFMTSEEMTTGSVSASEAERRVLAARSRWWNSTGGGSHVSATPGVTKTAKGINNVKAGDGGLKFRTEWPELDQENWAWMKEHRIDTATGQILPDPNAPTKCSPETSALRRRPNGSAPGLGAVMEGGHVAREAGQGWARRNRVWLGLAVIFGYALLSRLVRDVQESNSKPTGSVDRPSYTFIGHDDDLTSKRIKDANARKKIRSHVMRDVRRRERLAGTKRVSRRESHAGESDAVPTTFEDQDSGEQTLVLRAASQSSASSYTLETEDDNAKTRHRRGRPIKWRAGYDVRYHYSPNPKSLPTSWFSDPFSVLPGASESPLTVETLVFYWKNVFVPITFPNADMKHETSEVELMVRSSFSDPGSFFGLMCMCAAHRAMLNSYRSGSMGSEERKGLILKDPDYCMMKVKSIREMNVKVRDPTKALSDEAFDTIVNLLTGSLIVGLFDEARIHLTGLKRMVELRGGILDDSIRASSMLSAILT, translated from the exons ATGGCGACTAAAGCGGCTTTTAAGCGG CTCACGCGAGAATACCAAAATATCCAAAAGAATCCACCTCCATTTATTATTGCCCATCCATCAGAGACGAATATCCTCGA ATGGCACTATATTCTCACCGGCCCTCCTGGTACTCCGTATGAGAATGGACAATACTGGGGCACACTGATGTTTCCTCCCGAGTACCCTTTCGCCCCGCCCGCCATCCGCATGCACACCCCCAGTGGCCGATTCCAACCCTCCACGCGACTGTGCCTCAGCATCAGTGATTTCCACCCAAAGTCCTTCAATCCCGCATGGGAGGTGTCCACAATCCTGATCGGCCTTTTATCTTTCATGACCAGCGAAGAGATGACGACCGGCAGTGTCAGCGcgtccgaggccgagcggcGAGTGCTAGCAGCCCGATCGCGGTGGTGGAACTCGACCGGAGGAGGCTCACACGTCAGCGCCACACCGGGCGTCACCAAAACAGCCAAGGGGATCAACAACGTCAAGGCAGGCGATGGTGGATTGAAGTTTCGCACGGAGTGGCCCGAGCTAGATCAGGAGAACTGGGCGTGGATGAAGGAGCATCGCATCGACACCGCCACGGGGCAGATCCTCCCCGACCCCAATGCGCCGACCAAGTGCTCGCCGGAGACCAGTGCCCTGCGTCGGCGTCCCAATGGCAGCGCCCCGGGACTCGGGGCCGTGATGGAAGGCGGTCATGTTGCGCGCGAGGCCGGACAAGGGTGGGCGCGGCGGAATCGGGTGTGGCTTGGGCTGGCGGTCATCTTTGGATATGCGCTGCTGAGCCGGCTGGTGCGGGACGTGCAGG AATCTAATTCGAAACCCACTGGGTCTGTGGATCGGCCGTCGTACACTTTCATCGGACACGACGATGATTTGACCTCGAAACGAATCAAGGATGCCAATGCTCGAAAGAAGATCCGCTCCCATGTCATGCGCGATGTGCGCCGCCGCGAAAGGCTCGCGGGCACAAAACGAGTCTCGCGGCGCGAGAGTCACGCCGGTGAATCTGATGCGGTTCCGACCACATTCGAGGATCAGGATTCGGGGGAGCAGACCCTCGTCCTAAGAGCTGCGTCCCAGTCTTCTGCCTCGTCGTATACCCTCGAAACTGAAGATGACAATGCTAAGACAAGGCACCGTCGAGGGCGCCCGATCAAATGGAGGGCTGGCTACGATGTCCGATATCATTATTCCCCAAATCCGAAGTCTTTACCTACCTCCTGGTTCAGTGACCCTTTCTCTGTGCTACCGGGTGCCAGTGAATCTCCTTTAACGGTGGAAACATTGGTATTCTACT GGAAAAATGTCTTTGTTCCAATCACCTTCCCCAATGCCGACATGAAACACGAGACCTCGGAAGTAGAGTTAATGGTCCGGTCCTCATTCTCCGATCCAGGCagcttcttcggcttgatGTGCATGTGTGCCGCTCATCGAGCCATGCTAAACAGCTACCGGTCTGGCTCTATGGGATCGGAAGAGCGAAAAGGCCTGATTTTGAAAGATCCCGATTATTGTATGATGAAAGTCAAATCTATCCGAGAAATGAATGTCAAAGTGCGCGATCCCACCAAGGCACTCAGCGACGAGGCATTCGACACCATTGTCAATCTCCTCACCGGCTCG TTGATCGTCGGCCTGTTCGACGAAGCTCGAATTCACCTCACTGGCCTCAAGCGCATGGTGGAGCTGCGTGGCGGAATCTTGGACGACAGCATTCGCGCGTCATCAATGTTGTCTGCCATCCTCACGTAG